In the genome of Nitrospiria bacterium, one region contains:
- the rnhC gene encoding ribonuclease HIII produces the protein MDESGKGDYFGPLVVAGVQVDPELSARLVAWGVKDSKRLTDKRVLELEPRIREACRHAVVAIGPERYNILYEKMRNLNKLLAWAHARTLENLLSETESPRAIADQFGDERFIKNALMEKGRQIVLEQRPRAEEDPAVAAASIVARAEFLKRLKQLSEEHGMDLPKGASDQVRAAAVTLVKRTSAEVLKKVAKWHFRTTQQVLQECSPR, from the coding sequence ATGGATGAATCCGGAAAGGGAGACTATTTCGGCCCGCTGGTGGTGGCTGGCGTTCAGGTCGACCCGGAGCTCTCGGCCCGGCTCGTGGCCTGGGGCGTCAAGGACAGCAAGCGGTTGACGGACAAACGCGTCCTGGAACTGGAGCCGAGGATCCGAGAGGCCTGTCGGCACGCGGTCGTGGCGATCGGGCCGGAACGATATAATATCTTATATGAGAAGATGCGGAACTTGAACAAGTTGCTGGCTTGGGCGCATGCCCGGACCCTTGAGAACCTGCTGTCGGAAACCGAGTCCCCCCGGGCCATCGCCGATCAGTTCGGAGACGAGCGGTTCATCAAGAATGCGCTGATGGAAAAGGGACGGCAGATCGTGCTGGAGCAGCGTCCGCGCGCGGAAGAAGATCCGGCCGTGGCCGCGGCCTCCATAGTCGCGCGAGCGGAATTTTTGAAACGCCTCAAACAGTTGTCGGAAGAACACGGGATGGACTTACCCAAAGGGGCATCGGATCAGGTCCGAGCCGCGGCGGTGACTTTGGTCAAGCGGACGTCGGCGGAGGTCCTAAAGAAAGTGGCGAAATGGCATTTCAGGACGACGCAGCAGGTGCTTCAGGAGTGCTCGCCTCGTTAG